One Verrucomicrobiota bacterium DNA window includes the following coding sequences:
- a CDS encoding FkbM family methyltransferase: METAEPEKDFYREEQSIYRALAAAGFAPGVIYDVGAAICGWSQAVSAIFPQAGFHLFEPLIDHLPEFQAGSNRVLSTHPAFILHRMALGVFNGRTRMASDRVGFGATTLLQEKRGVLTEVYEVPIHRVDTLVAGGKVPPPDLLKMDVQGAELDVLKGAGKLLERIKVIELEAWLKREYWGLTPLFHEVIEFLAGHEFRLIEIGGHFYDQQHELYALSGYFVHADLLQVIGPRLKAGPISQS, from the coding sequence ATGGAGACTGCGGAACCCGAGAAGGATTTTTATCGTGAGGAACAATCCATTTATCGGGCGCTGGCTGCGGCGGGCTTTGCGCCTGGAGTCATCTATGACGTCGGCGCGGCCATCTGCGGCTGGTCGCAGGCCGTGTCGGCCATATTTCCGCAGGCCGGGTTTCACCTTTTCGAGCCGCTGATCGATCACCTGCCTGAGTTTCAGGCCGGTTCGAACCGGGTCCTCAGCACGCATCCCGCTTTTATCCTGCACCGCATGGCGCTCGGGGTTTTTAACGGGCGAACCAGGATGGCTTCCGACCGCGTCGGTTTTGGCGCGACCACTCTGCTGCAGGAAAAGCGCGGCGTCCTCACGGAGGTTTACGAAGTGCCCATTCACCGCGTGGACACGCTGGTCGCCGGCGGCAAGGTCCCGCCGCCTGACCTCTTGAAAATGGACGTTCAGGGGGCCGAACTGGACGTGCTGAAAGGCGCCGGCAAGCTCCTCGAGCGAATCAAGGTTATTGAACTCGAGGCATGGCTGAAACGAGAGTACTGGGGCTTGACTCCGCTGTTCCACGAGGTGATCGAATTTTTGGCCGGCCACGAATTTCGATTGATCGAGATCGGCGGTCATTTCTACGACCAACAGCACGAACTTTACGCCTTGAGCGGCTATTTTGTTCATGCCGACCTTCTCCAGGTAATCGGGCCGCGGTTAAAGGCCGGCCCAATATCCCAGTCGTAA
- a CDS encoding NAD-dependent epimerase/dehydratase family protein — protein sequence MKRLLVTGSSGLIGSEVVSFFSGEGWEVHGVDNNMRADFFGPQGDTSWNTRRLKESLSDFHHHAIDIRDRPAVLGLVEKLRPNALVHTAAQPSHDLAASRPFDDFDVNATGTLNLLEAARRFAPESPFVHMSTNKVYGDAPNRLNLVETETRWDYADPEYANGIKETFSIDHSTHSIFGASKVAADVMVQEYGRYFRMPTCCLRGGCLTGPNHSGVELHGFLSYLIRCDLEGKTYKIFGYQGKQVRDNIHSYDVVQFMKEFIRNPRQGEVYNLGGGRENSISILEAFSLIEKISSKPMRYEYVDRNRKGDHICYISDLTKMRAHYPSWNITKDLVTTFQEIYDSWIQRVTG from the coding sequence GTGAAAAGGTTATTGGTGACGGGGTCAAGCGGGTTGATCGGCAGTGAAGTCGTCTCGTTTTTCTCCGGCGAAGGCTGGGAGGTTCACGGGGTCGACAACAACATGCGAGCCGACTTCTTCGGGCCGCAGGGCGACACTTCCTGGAACACGCGCCGCCTGAAAGAGAGCCTGTCTGATTTTCACCACCACGCCATCGATATCCGGGACCGGCCGGCCGTTTTAGGGTTAGTCGAAAAGCTCCGGCCGAACGCCCTCGTGCACACCGCGGCGCAGCCGAGCCATGACCTGGCCGCGTCGCGGCCTTTCGACGACTTCGACGTAAACGCCACCGGCACCCTGAATTTGCTGGAGGCAGCCCGCCGGTTCGCGCCTGAGTCCCCCTTTGTCCACATGTCGACAAACAAAGTGTACGGGGATGCGCCTAACCGGTTGAACCTGGTGGAAACGGAGACGCGCTGGGACTATGCGGACCCCGAGTACGCAAACGGGATCAAGGAAACGTTTTCGATCGATCATTCGACCCATTCCATCTTCGGCGCCTCAAAAGTCGCGGCCGACGTCATGGTGCAGGAGTACGGCCGTTATTTCCGGATGCCGACGTGCTGCCTGCGCGGAGGCTGTTTGACGGGGCCCAACCATTCGGGCGTCGAGCTGCACGGGTTTCTCAGTTACCTGATCCGGTGCGACCTGGAGGGAAAGACCTACAAGATTTTCGGCTACCAGGGAAAGCAGGTGCGGGACAACATCCATTCGTATGATGTGGTCCAGTTCATGAAGGAGTTTATCCGGAACCCAAGGCAGGGCGAGGTTTACAACCTTGGCGGCGGCCGCGAAAACTCGATCTCGATCCTGGAGGCTTTTTCCCTGATCGAAAAGATCTCCTCGAAACCGATGCGGTACGAGTACGTTGACCGGAACCGGAAAGGCGATCACATCTGTTACATTTCGGACCTGACGAAAATGCGGGCGCATTACCCGAGCTGGAATATCACCAAGGACCTCGTGACCACGTTCCAGGAAATTTACGACTCCTGGATCCAGCGCGTAACGGGGTGA
- a CDS encoding FkbM family methyltransferase, which yields MISSRVNALIRNARLAYDDVRQTFYDNFMPGAELAKVPAGRFHHGIAVVTPNEVSDRHGTGVILRRCFGRTPGILSIRSTDLHGEHDFGDFSVRFGQGDLSRFDFYERLIALLRGNTFNYAICVPYLADELLTSIALKELFGLKLCVYLMDDNYLVTKRIPEPLMREALEKADLRLAISPEMREGYENKFRLKFWLRPPVVTPESICSQARLPSGESLASRRGIVVGSLWSAQALKWLAEAVSRSGLQVDWYGNSDASWLNVDVNQLARQGIRVCGFIEEARLAEIIRQYPYAIVPSGTLAHDDSRIEIARYSLPTRMPFLLAIGNIPTIVLGSPLTAAGRFVERFKFGQVVPYNGQALRVAVERICLPDVQRRMREAAAASATKFSSEGAGKWILASMDAGEPVSREMEEAIPRQPGDSAIYIRSKVPDDILPDFADLYRGLERLKQREGFNPDFVVDVGASTGVWSETVSRLFPDARFLLFEPLYTVYVQRLSYLRKVSPPGEVFELALGTEAGKVRFRVSSDLYGSTVLEPEDSRGYQEISVPMTTLDEIHAEWKVQGRGLLKLDVQGAEHLVLAGAKSFLPQVDVLIVELSLFSLTPGALGMEEMLPLLTEHGFEYYDDVGEWRSPADGRLLQKDVTFIRRGLVPHRPE from the coding sequence ATGATTTCTTCTCGCGTGAACGCCCTGATCAGGAACGCGCGACTTGCTTACGACGACGTTCGCCAGACGTTCTATGACAACTTCATGCCGGGCGCGGAGCTCGCCAAGGTCCCGGCGGGGCGTTTCCATCACGGCATCGCGGTCGTCACGCCCAACGAAGTCAGCGACCGGCACGGAACCGGGGTAATCCTCAGGCGTTGCTTTGGCCGCACCCCGGGCATCCTGTCGATACGCTCGACCGATTTGCACGGTGAACACGATTTCGGCGACTTTTCGGTTCGGTTCGGCCAGGGTGACCTTTCGCGGTTCGATTTTTACGAGCGTCTGATCGCGTTGCTGCGGGGCAACACTTTCAATTACGCCATCTGCGTTCCTTACCTCGCCGATGAACTGCTCACCTCGATCGCCCTGAAGGAGCTTTTCGGGCTCAAGCTCTGCGTCTACCTGATGGACGACAACTACCTGGTGACGAAAAGAATCCCGGAGCCGTTGATGCGTGAGGCCTTGGAAAAGGCCGATCTCCGCCTGGCCATTTCCCCGGAAATGCGGGAAGGCTACGAGAACAAGTTCCGGCTTAAGTTCTGGCTCCGGCCGCCCGTGGTCACGCCGGAGTCGATCTGTTCGCAGGCCAGGCTGCCGTCCGGCGAGTCGCTGGCGAGTCGGCGGGGCATCGTGGTGGGCAGCCTGTGGAGCGCGCAGGCGCTGAAGTGGCTGGCGGAGGCGGTCTCCAGGTCGGGCTTGCAGGTGGACTGGTACGGGAACTCCGATGCCTCGTGGCTCAACGTGGACGTTAACCAGCTGGCGCGCCAGGGAATCCGCGTCTGCGGCTTCATCGAAGAGGCTCGCCTGGCGGAAATCATCCGGCAGTATCCGTACGCCATCGTGCCTTCGGGCACCCTGGCGCACGACGATTCGCGCATCGAGATCGCCCGGTACAGCCTGCCGACTCGCATGCCTTTCCTGCTCGCGATCGGCAACATCCCGACCATCGTCCTCGGAAGCCCGCTGACGGCGGCCGGCCGCTTTGTCGAACGGTTCAAATTCGGCCAGGTGGTCCCTTACAACGGGCAAGCCCTGCGCGTCGCCGTCGAACGCATTTGTCTGCCGGACGTTCAACGCCGGATGCGTGAGGCCGCCGCCGCGTCCGCCACCAAATTTTCTTCAGAAGGAGCCGGTAAATGGATCCTGGCCTCGATGGACGCCGGCGAACCCGTTTCCAGGGAAATGGAGGAGGCGATCCCGCGGCAGCCGGGCGACTCGGCGATTTATATCCGGTCAAAAGTTCCCGACGATATCCTGCCGGACTTTGCCGACCTGTACCGGGGGCTGGAGCGCTTGAAGCAGCGTGAAGGCTTTAACCCTGATTTCGTCGTCGACGTAGGAGCCTCGACCGGCGTCTGGTCGGAGACGGTCAGCCGCCTTTTCCCTGACGCACGGTTTTTGCTGTTCGAGCCGCTCTACACCGTTTACGTCCAGCGCCTTTCCTACCTGCGGAAGGTTTCTCCCCCCGGCGAAGTCTTCGAGCTCGCCCTCGGGACGGAGGCAGGCAAAGTCAGGTTCCGCGTTTCCTCCGACCTGTACGGAAGCACGGTGCTGGAACCGGAGGACAGCCGGGGTTACCAGGAAATCTCCGTGCCCATGACCACCCTGGATGAAATCCATGCCGAGTGGAAAGTCCAGGGCCGGGGCCTGCTCAAACTCGACGTGCAAGGGGCCGAACATCTGGTTCTCGCCGGCGCGAAATCGTTCCTCCCGCAGGTGGACGTCCTGATCGTCGAGCTCTCCCTGTTTTCACTGACGCCCGGCGCACTCGGCATGGAGGAAATGCTGCCGCTGCTCACGGAGCATGGGTTCGAATACTACGACGACGTGGGAGAATGGCGCTCCCCGGCCGACGGGCGCCTCCTGCAGAAGGACGTCACGTTTATCCGGCGCGGATTGGTCCCGCACCGGCCGGAGTGA
- the gmd gene encoding GDP-mannose 4,6-dehydratase translates to MKRALITGITGQDGSYLADLLLAKGYEVHGIIRRASTFNTARIDHLYQDPHVHGVRLFLHYGDLADSVNLVKLLYELQPDEIYHLAAQSHVRVSFDIPEYTADVTAVGTIRILEAIREAGVRPRFYQASSSEMFGKVREVPQTEATPFWPRSPYGVAKVFSYWATVNYRESYSLHASNGILFNHESPRRGETFVTRKISRGVARIKAGLDQTLYLGNLDARRDWGYAPEYVEGMWRMLQQDAPDDYVLATNETHSVKEFVEAAFAHVDLDWKAFVRFDKRYERPAEVDLLIGNPARAKRQLDWEPRVRFNELVGIMVDADLALVQGRWQNPQEIRAREPRTLGL, encoded by the coding sequence ATGAAAAGAGCTTTAATCACGGGCATCACGGGCCAGGACGGATCCTACCTGGCCGATCTGTTGCTGGCCAAAGGCTACGAAGTGCACGGCATCATCCGGCGGGCCAGCACATTCAATACCGCCCGCATTGACCACTTGTACCAGGACCCCCACGTGCACGGGGTGCGCTTGTTTCTCCACTACGGCGACCTGGCCGATTCGGTCAACCTGGTCAAGCTCCTGTACGAATTGCAGCCGGACGAGATTTATCACCTGGCGGCGCAAAGCCACGTGCGCGTCAGCTTCGACATCCCGGAGTACACCGCCGATGTGACGGCCGTGGGCACGATCCGTATCCTGGAAGCCATCCGTGAAGCCGGGGTGCGTCCCCGCTTCTACCAGGCGTCCTCCAGCGAAATGTTCGGCAAAGTCCGGGAGGTGCCCCAGACGGAGGCGACGCCTTTCTGGCCCCGCAGCCCGTACGGGGTCGCCAAGGTTTTTTCCTACTGGGCGACGGTCAACTACCGCGAAAGCTACAGCTTGCACGCCAGCAACGGCATTTTGTTCAACCACGAAAGCCCGCGGCGCGGCGAAACGTTCGTGACGCGCAAGATCAGCCGGGGGGTGGCGCGGATCAAGGCGGGCCTGGACCAGACGTTGTACCTGGGCAACCTGGATGCCCGGCGCGACTGGGGTTATGCGCCGGAGTACGTTGAGGGCATGTGGCGCATGCTGCAACAGGACGCGCCCGACGATTACGTGCTGGCGACCAACGAGACGCACTCGGTCAAGGAATTCGTCGAAGCGGCCTTTGCGCACGTCGACCTGGATTGGAAGGCGTTCGTGCGCTTCGACAAACGCTATGAGCGGCCCGCCGAGGTCGACCTGCTGATCGGCAACCCCGCCAGAGCCAAGCGCCAATTGGACTGGGAGCCGCGGGTGCGCTTCAACGAACTGGTCGGCATCATGGTTGACGCCGACCTGGCCTTGGTGCAGGGCCGGTGGCAGAACCCGCAGGAGATTCGCGCCCGTGAACCCCGCACCCTCGGCCTTTGA
- the asnB gene encoding asparagine synthase (glutamine-hydrolyzing): protein MCGIAGFTGSGSLRVLEEMTRALAHRGPDQENFRQDPPVYLGFRRLAIIDLKGGRQPMATPDGQFALIFNGEIYNHGELRRDLEAEGCRFSSDHSDTETLLYGYARWGAAVLERLNGMFAFVVYDREKKLLFGARDRFGKKPLYYWQRSRDFVFASELSGLLKHPNVPKAVSQGALKKYFAYGYIPAPHSLIQGVHKVPAGHWFRFNVESGEFRIERYWEYVPEPEEGMDSEVAAHQLAEKLERAVRRRLLSDVPLGVFLSGGIDSSAVAALARRTVSDLKTFTVGFQEPSFDESRFARLVASLLRTSHFEQTCSLEESKALLPRIIDRLDEPMGDSSLLPTYLLCRFAREHVTVCLAGDGGDELFCGYDPFKALQRAEWYTRSIPKPLHFGIALLASRLPVSHHNLSLDFKVKRALRGLAFPDRLWLPIWMGPLEPGELAALFHEKIDPEDLYSEAIAAWESCRHLDPVARTQQFFIKLYLQDCILTKVDRASMMNSLEARCPFLDPEVVELARRMPANLKFREGQTKWILKRALQGVLPDEILNRKKKGFGVPVGKWFLDGSLPQASNERLTRARYRPGYFESKLSEHQARRADHRLYLWNAWLLNEWLAR, encoded by the coding sequence ATGTGCGGCATCGCAGGTTTCACCGGCAGCGGCTCGTTACGCGTTCTGGAAGAAATGACGCGGGCGCTGGCTCACCGCGGACCTGATCAAGAAAACTTCCGTCAGGACCCGCCGGTTTACCTGGGGTTTCGCCGGCTGGCGATCATCGACCTGAAGGGCGGCCGCCAGCCGATGGCAACGCCCGACGGCCAGTTCGCCCTGATTTTTAACGGCGAAATCTACAATCATGGCGAGCTGCGCCGGGACCTGGAGGCGGAAGGCTGCCGGTTTTCCAGCGATCATTCCGATACCGAGACGCTGCTGTACGGTTACGCCCGCTGGGGTGCCGCCGTGCTGGAACGGCTCAACGGGATGTTCGCCTTCGTGGTTTACGACCGTGAAAAGAAGCTGCTCTTCGGCGCCCGGGACCGTTTCGGAAAAAAACCGCTTTACTACTGGCAGCGGAGCCGGGATTTCGTGTTTGCCTCGGAGCTGTCCGGCCTGCTGAAACACCCGAATGTGCCGAAAGCGGTCTCGCAGGGGGCGCTCAAGAAATATTTCGCCTACGGTTACATCCCGGCGCCGCACTCGTTGATTCAGGGGGTGCATAAAGTGCCCGCGGGCCATTGGTTCCGGTTCAACGTGGAGTCGGGCGAGTTCAGGATCGAGCGGTACTGGGAATACGTGCCTGAACCCGAAGAAGGCATGGACTCCGAGGTTGCGGCGCATCAACTGGCCGAAAAACTGGAACGGGCGGTGCGACGCCGGTTGCTCTCGGACGTGCCGCTGGGCGTATTTCTCAGCGGCGGCATCGATTCATCCGCCGTGGCCGCCCTGGCCCGGCGAACCGTAAGCGACCTGAAAACGTTCACCGTCGGATTTCAGGAACCGAGTTTTGACGAGAGCCGGTTTGCCCGCCTGGTCGCTTCCCTGCTGCGCACCAGCCATTTTGAGCAGACCTGCTCGTTGGAGGAATCCAAGGCGCTGCTCCCCCGGATCATCGACCGGCTCGATGAACCGATGGGTGACTCGTCCTTGCTGCCCACCTACCTGCTGTGCCGTTTTGCCCGGGAACACGTGACCGTTTGCCTCGCAGGCGATGGCGGTGATGAACTTTTCTGCGGATACGATCCCTTCAAGGCATTGCAACGAGCGGAATGGTATACCCGGTCAATCCCGAAACCGCTGCATTTCGGGATCGCGCTCCTGGCCAGCCGGCTCCCGGTGAGCCACCACAACCTAAGCCTCGACTTCAAGGTTAAACGTGCCTTGCGAGGCCTTGCCTTTCCCGACCGCCTCTGGCTGCCGATCTGGATGGGGCCGCTCGAGCCGGGCGAACTCGCCGCGTTGTTCCACGAAAAAATCGATCCGGAAGACCTTTACTCGGAAGCGATCGCCGCCTGGGAAAGCTGCCGTCACCTGGATCCGGTGGCCCGTACCCAACAATTTTTCATAAAGCTTTACCTGCAGGATTGCATCCTGACCAAGGTCGACCGCGCAAGCATGATGAACAGCCTCGAAGCGCGTTGCCCCTTCCTGGACCCGGAGGTGGTGGAACTGGCGCGCCGGATGCCGGCAAACCTGAAATTCCGCGAGGGGCAAACCAAGTGGATCCTCAAACGGGCGCTGCAAGGGGTGTTGCCGGATGAGATTCTGAATCGAAAGAAGAAAGGGTTCGGCGTGCCGGTCGGCAAATGGTTCCTGGACGGCTCCCTCCCGCAGGCGTCAAACGAGCGCCTGACCCGCGCACGTTATCGACCAGGCTATTTCGAATCCAAACTCAGCGAACACCAGGCGCGCCGGGCGGATCACCGGCTCTACCTGTGGAACGCGTGGCTGCTGAACGAATGGCTTGCCAGGTGA
- a CDS encoding four helix bundle protein yields the protein MEEFTEFAAFQRCRAFACELAKLLKKGRFARDPELVHQMRKAMISVYANFAEGFERDGNKEFAQFLSQAKGSVGELRGQMLYAFDNGLISHQELEVIDRLGVEASRMLGGLMRYLNDSDLQGRKFKLRRLHADAERNFQDPPRDDVPQKGAH from the coding sequence ATGGAAGAATTTACGGAATTCGCTGCCTTCCAACGATGCAGGGCATTCGCGTGCGAGCTGGCGAAGCTACTGAAAAAGGGCCGATTCGCTCGTGACCCTGAACTGGTCCACCAAATGCGAAAGGCGATGATCTCAGTGTACGCCAACTTTGCCGAAGGTTTCGAGCGCGACGGCAATAAAGAATTTGCGCAGTTTTTATCACAAGCAAAGGGATCTGTGGGCGAACTCCGCGGGCAGATGCTTTACGCGTTTGATAACGGCCTAATCAGCCATCAGGAACTCGAGGTCATTGACCGCTTGGGAGTGGAGGCAAGTAGAATGCTTGGTGGTTTGATGCGGTACCTAAATGACTCGGATTTACAGGGTCGCAAATTCAAGCTTCGAAGGCTGCACGCGGATGCCGAACGGAATTTCCAAGATCCTCCAAGAGACGACGTCCCGCAAAAGGGCGCGCATTGA
- a CDS encoding glycosyltransferase family 4 protein: protein MNPELRTPSSELRTPNPERRTPNAEPRTPNSELRTPNSERFRILILCYEWPPVGGGGGRAARDVAEALARRGHQVRIQTIRLFGMPKREVHPNLELYRTWGFRRRPDRCTPVEMAGYLVTSFLPVLRHLREFRPEIIHAHFAVPTGPLALAASVLGRVPYVITAHLGDVPSAIPEQTDRLFRWLDPAIRPVWKHAAAVTTVSRFVAGLAEKAYGCRPDLIPNGVDLRDRPAPPGPAVLPSQPRLLFVGRLNPQKNLPFLFRVLAELKASPWTLDVVGAGEDGPVLKRFVEARQLQDQIRFHGWLQRAEVDAMLAGSDALVFPSTVEGLPLALLEGLKFGLAIVASDLPPLRDLVEDGRNGFLLEPNALESWTTSLRKLLADPAALLAMRRESWKLASRFDLENIAGRYESVYWRILSIRGIRRTCQPR, encoded by the coding sequence ATGAACCCCGAACTCCGAACCCCGAGCTCCGAACTCCGAACTCCGAACCCCGAACGCCGAACCCCGAACGCCGAACCCCGAACTCCGAACTCCGAACTCCGAACCCCGAACTCCGAGCGCTTCCGTATCCTGATTCTCTGCTACGAATGGCCGCCGGTCGGGGGCGGCGGGGGGCGGGCGGCGCGTGATGTGGCGGAGGCGCTGGCCCGGCGCGGTCATCAAGTCAGGATCCAAACCATCCGGCTGTTCGGGATGCCCAAACGCGAGGTTCATCCTAACCTGGAACTCTATCGAACCTGGGGATTCCGGCGGCGTCCGGACCGGTGCACCCCGGTCGAAATGGCCGGCTACCTGGTCACGAGCTTTTTACCGGTTCTCCGGCACCTGCGCGAGTTTCGACCCGAGATCATCCATGCCCATTTTGCGGTGCCGACGGGGCCGCTGGCCCTCGCGGCCTCAGTCCTGGGCCGCGTTCCCTACGTCATCACCGCCCATCTCGGTGACGTTCCGAGCGCAATTCCGGAACAGACCGACCGGCTGTTCCGGTGGTTGGACCCGGCAATCCGGCCGGTGTGGAAGCACGCCGCCGCGGTGACCACCGTAAGCCGGTTCGTCGCGGGCCTGGCGGAAAAAGCTTACGGGTGCCGCCCCGACCTGATCCCGAACGGAGTCGACCTTCGCGACCGGCCGGCCCCGCCCGGACCGGCGGTCCTGCCCTCGCAGCCCCGGCTCCTGTTCGTGGGCCGCCTTAACCCGCAAAAAAATTTGCCGTTCCTTTTCCGCGTACTCGCTGAGCTCAAGGCATCGCCCTGGACCCTGGATGTCGTCGGCGCAGGTGAGGATGGGCCGGTACTGAAACGGTTCGTGGAAGCCCGTCAACTTCAGGACCAGATCCGGTTTCACGGCTGGCTCCAGCGGGCGGAAGTCGACGCGATGCTGGCCGGAAGCGACGCCCTGGTGTTTCCCTCGACGGTGGAAGGGCTGCCGCTGGCGTTACTGGAAGGTCTGAAATTTGGTCTGGCCATCGTCGCTTCGGACCTGCCGCCCTTGCGCGACCTCGTGGAAGATGGCCGCAACGGTTTCCTGCTTGAACCGAACGCCTTGGAAAGCTGGACTACTTCGTTGCGAAAATTGTTGGCCGATCCGGCCGCCCTGCTGGCCATGCGGCGTGAAAGCTGGAAATTAGCGTCGCGATTTGACCTTGAGAACATCGCCGGCAGGTACGAAAGCGTCTATTGGCGCATCTTGAGCATCCGGGGGATCCGTCGAACTTGCCAACCAAGGTAG
- a CDS encoding Rrf2 family transcriptional regulator has translation MRISRKAEYALRALLLIAKDCPEKVHQIQEVSERGNIPVKFLEQILLTLRNEGLLTSKRGVGGGYTLRKRPSEMAVLDIIETLDGPIAPLPCALERSIDACGCPDPVHCPLRPLMRQARDQLRDLFGNKTIQDLLDEARGEHVLVFEI, from the coding sequence ATGCGGATTTCTCGTAAAGCGGAGTATGCCCTGCGGGCTCTGCTTCTGATTGCCAAAGATTGCCCCGAGAAAGTTCACCAGATCCAGGAAGTTTCAGAACGCGGCAACATCCCGGTCAAATTCTTAGAGCAAATCCTCTTAACCTTGCGAAATGAAGGCCTGCTCACCAGCAAACGCGGCGTGGGCGGCGGCTACACCTTGCGCAAGCGGCCTTCCGAAATGGCGGTTCTGGATATTATCGAGACGCTGGACGGGCCGATTGCACCGTTACCGTGTGCGCTGGAACGGTCGATTGACGCGTGCGGGTGTCCCGACCCGGTGCATTGCCCGTTACGGCCGCTGATGCGCCAGGCTCGCGACCAGCTGCGGGATCTTTTCGGGAATAAAACCATTCAGGATTTACTGGACGAAGCGCGCGGCGAACACGTTCTGGTGTTTGAAATTTAG